tttttttttttgcaattttttttaaccaattaataaccactgatatgaaataaaattcacataaataggttaaatctaaaaaataattttaaaagagtGAAAATGTATCCTAAAGACACTTCTAAACAATTTCATTGAGTCAACACACTTTATAACTCATTTAAAAAATGAAACTTGAAGCATTATCAAAGTTAAATCTTAACATTAACTTGGAATCCATGGTGTTTCCTACCATCATCTTCAAGTGCATGCTCTCAAATTTTTCCACCAAAGATTCATGAAGACATGTAAGATACATGATTTAGAGGGTGTTTAGAAGTATACCTTGCTCCTCAAGCTTTCTTTTTAGCCTTGAATCCTTCAATGGAGTAGGCCACAATGTCTTTAGCTTGGAGAAATTCTTTTCAAGCCTCCAACGTGTTGTTCTTCCTCCTCGTGCTTCACTCTCTTGAGTGAACATGTTTCTGCTCTTGCAACTCCAAAAGTGAGTGAATGTCCCCCCTTGAACATGTGCCTCCTTCAATTGAAAGTTTCTCCTTGATTAAACGTGTCTAGCCTGGGAAATTTAAGACGCATGTGTTCTTTTGGTCTCCTCCTTAGGATTAAATGTGTATATTCTTATATTGAATGTCTCCCCACTTGATGGACGTGCCTTCGTACGTGGTTCAAAGTGTGTACCTCTATTTTGAACATGTGCCTCCTTCTAGGCAAGGGCTATAGCTAGCTTCTTATAGAAAATTAAGGGAGCTTGTCGTAACATTAAATTTCCAAAATGCCCTTTTAAATTTAGAACAAGGAAACTCGTTCCTTGTTTCAAATGGACTTTCGACAACAAGAAATAGCTCTTCCAAGGACAGAAGATGATCATTATCAAATATAACTCTAACTTAACCAAATTAAAGCTCAATTAAGCCTTAAAAAATGCAATTAAAATCCCAAATTTGAATTACACAAAGAATGCCCTAGGACAAGAGGAGAGAGACTTCAATTAGCCTCTTTCTATTCTCCAATTAATTTCAATTAGAACAAAATTAGGAGtttacaatataataataataataataataataataataaaaggggaGGAGCAGATTGGTCGACCAATTCACAGTTTTGTGACATTATGGACCACCTTTGGTTGCCAAAAATACTGTGCAAAACacttatttccctttttttttttttacttttattattaagCTTCCTTATAGGCCTAGCATGGCTGCCCACGACCTCACCGCCCTGGCATCAACGAATTTTTCAACCACTCCAAGCTCCCGAAGCACCATCACACTCCTTCTTCCTCTACtcccagtctctctctctctctctctctctctctctctctctctctctctctctagtacatacttctctctcccttatctttcTTTATAAGCTTCTCTCTTGGTCCTTATTAGTGCATCCATGGTTGTAATCCACCCCAAGACAAGCTAATATGGTAGAATCATGAATCCTAATGCATTCAAGTTAGACCAAAATAGTGTTTTTTAAGATTCAACAAACCAAAATACCACAAAAGTCATAATTTTGGAGAGACAACACCCGAAAGTAAGCATTCAAGCATGTTCTACTTTTTAAGCAACAATAACATGAGGCACATATGGTATTAAAGTAAATAATGCAATCTAAAGAGAAATATGCTTGATTACATGCAAAAGTCCAATCttatttaggattaattaaaCAATCCATGGCAAATTAACATGAATAAGGTTAAAAGCATATCTTATGTAGTAAAAATAAGGTTGAATTGAATAATTTAGGGAAACCCAAGTCTCTTTTGTGTCAAGAGAACCTTTGAGTAGGAGATGAGAtctaaagacccgaaaatttaaaatgattaaaataattttaaaaaataataataaataaaataacagataaataaataaaaggaatagcgtggaaaagaaaaaaaattaaattaagataaattaaataattaattaaataataattattacttaaacattattaaattggatttattaaataaataaataaaatattattaaataaaaaaatgacatatatatatatataatattaatataataatattaaaggaATATGGGTAagattgcatttaatgcaatTTGAGGATAAGATTTCCAATTTGGAAATCTTGATCTCTCTGGACCTCGCCCGCGCCTCTCAGCTCCCTCTCCAAATCTCAGTTATCTCCTCTGtctctttcctttctcttctcaatttcttgacGAGTTTGCGGTGTATCGAGAAatagaaggtgccgttggatttctaactccgccactgacatttctattggagcagattcatcgtgggaatgacttaggcactACTCATgaggaaaggtaacttttcctcATTtcctcaattttgctttaaatctgcgctaaatcgacgatcaggtatCACTACgcggtcctagtcgcgattgtcgtcattttggcgtaggtaaacttccaattgaggttttctacGCCCAACTCCAAAGCGAgaatgagatttggaaaatttagcaaaatggttatatttgcgggtataactactTATCtgaaaattatggccctaggaaatatttaaatagtattttatttatgaataatttaatgaaactagggtttttgaattagggtccgggtgagcgccgcgggcatctgtgtgggattcctgtcggtgtagttcaagaattcaagtaagggggaaaaattatatattaaatcatgtttttcataaattaaaaagaattatatattacttatgtatatatatgcttttatgtgagtttaaaatgccaaccatgaaatttatgttttttgagtctaggattgtttatatagctaggtacatgtgaaagtaaacgaatgaaagtgaaatgAATTTTCCGaagaattaagtaagaaatgaaatgtatttttagtatataaatattaattatgggatgacttattttgtaaggaatgtatatgaattttactgttaaattgtgtggcataagactTTATGCAAATATATGTAAAATGTACGAGATTCAGGTTAAGTAAgtaagtattgagaataaaatgtgatatgaacaatgttacttgtgtatgttaaatgcaaccatgtaaatgtaagacagttgaaagacagccatgttagcagattttagcgtatttctatgtggactaactgtagtagattctagcgcatttctatgtggactaacaaatgatggctaaagactagctgtagtacgaatgaatgaaatgaaaatgttatgcaatgaaatgacaatgaaatgaccatgaaatgaaatgacaaatgtgaacgatgtaaatgggaaagagtcacttaaagtgaaatgcaatgcaatgttaagttatgaacatgaatggatgtgtatgattaaataaagacaaaaataatgatgtattatgatattagaagtatttatatatgtagaacatgttacggttgggcgaggcaaactctttacctgagggcttgctgagaaagacgagtgtactagtagcttcagatgtggcagtagctgcataacgtactagagcaaagggaatctatttgtatgggcgggtagatttccctatccttagggcctttgtcggtaaactattgttgaatatgtgaatacgagatcaagttaacacttgagggcttactgagtaaggtgagtgccctagtatgctttagttgtgaccttagggttgcctaagtatcagagcagaggggtgctacttgtatgggcgggtaatcacccttatccttgggtaatctcccttatccttgggtaatctcgtgggttaaatatttgcatgtgattttttaggtttagaaaacgatttcaatgttatgtgatgatttgcaaatgtaattaaaatgatatttatatacctcatgttggccacacactgttttaatatatatgtttcttctcttactgaaatgtgtctcacccgaatatgattatttttcTTCAGGATATCCTCGAGGtcaggcttagagagctcgagggtttttacccttttgaggattgtataaagagaaagggtataattttgatatactttggggaatgtaaatatttatgttttatgtctttatgttttaagtctgttgagaacggaattgttgtgaatatactgaaatgttttggagatttgtgtatttatggaaatgcaggtgttggatggatatttTGAAATTTAGATAGGATTAGTAAACTCTGCTATTACGAAATTATGGTATTATAGGATTATGTTGTatagagattatgtttatgttttccgctgcgtatatgttgacttATAGATTATCAGGGactttatcaggtataacgcgtcaaacccgggtttaaggggtcagggcgttacatgAGAGATTTGTTTCTGACTCTTCTTTCCCCTTGAGTGTGCCCTAAGATATTCAATGAAAGCCCCATTTCGCTCTCCCTTAGCCTCCTATTTATAATAAGGGAGCTAGGGCTTCTTAAATTTCCAATTTCTAAGAATGTAGGCAAGACAAATTTTCTCCTTATCATTTTAGGGTcagtttggatcaagaattttacttgagaaaaataaaggaaataaaaataaataagaaactaatttttccttttattttcattctctattaaaatactattaaaaatgaatgTTTGTTTTAACATGACTAAACGTTAGGAAAAATGAAGTATTAATGATGCATAAAATCAAGATTTCgttcatatattttatatatatattttttctttctcactttccttggTAACCAAACATCAAAGTGTGGATTCCTTGATATTTTTCAttcctttccctaatatttttcaagttccaaatgaGCCTTAGGGTGGTTGGAAATACAAATGATTCCATGCTTATCAAGAATAACAAATAAAACAATGATAAATGCAAATTAATGCCTATAACCCTCTCCACTGCACAATTAAAAGTAAGAATTGCATTTTAAGAAGTTAAAAAATATACTTGGTCATAAATGGGTAGCGACAGTAGCCTTTGTGAGACCTTCTCTAACACTCGAATCAAAGTCTAGATTGAGTATATGTAACTGTAATTATAGTCTTAGAAAGTTTATTAGAGTCTTATAGAATCCTCCTTACCTCAAACTCCACCTCTTCTTATATAGGTGAGTTTCTTTTGGCATAAATGCCctccatttttatattttttgggggggggggtgtgtggtTATTGGCTTTTATATAGGGCTATGCCCCTCCATTACCCCTGCTAATTTTTTTATGATTATATTCACCCTATTTTATTATGTGCAATCCTTGGTCTTTTTATTGAATTTCTTGTGTCACCTGATCATTCTTTGCATGTATTTTTTACACCTATAATTTATGCAGTTGTCCCACTAAATTTGCTTCGGTTTACAATGTCTTTAATGATGTCATTCCTTTGCATTGACATATTAGAATCACAATCTCTTGTCGAACCATTGCTATGCTCTTTCCAGCATTGTTTCTATTGGTAGAGATGAGTAATGTACATTTAGGTGAATATTATAGGTGGGAAGAAGAGAGGGAACATCCTTTCTCTTAAAGAGGATGAAAGAACTTTGGTTAAATGTTGTAGGCATAATGAAGAGTGTCTtgctattttttttcttaataccTTGGGAAACTTGGAAGAGCCCTCTTTACAAAACCTAAAAGGGAACTGATTGCACTCGTATAAGTCAGCCCCTAGGCAAGTTAGGGAGACCTAGAAGGGAATCAGAGTGAGGACCTCTTTCCCTTACCATTGAGTCATGGCAGTGAGTATTTTAATTGTCCATAATTGTTTCACTACGGATGGTTTCGTCAACTAAAAAAATCCAATTTTCCTCATCGATGATAATAAATGAGTCAATTAAGTAGAGTAAATAGAAGCTTTAGGAATCAAGTACAATTGTGCTACTAATGCTAGTGATTGTTAACATGAGTGCACTTTACACTTttctatataaaattatattaagttttgctcaaatgtatataaatttaaatttgtaaaagtaAGGTTAGTCCTTTATTTTAAGTCATGAAATTTTCATTATCATAACCACCATCTAAATTTCATATAAATTTACAGAAATTGAAATTGGAGCTGTGAGAGccaactttttatttttcatattatcaTTGTCGTGCCATACAGATATATACTTTACTCGCTTGCTTTGCACGGGCCGCGGCTACTAACAAAACAGAGGCGGACAGGAAAGAGGagcagagagagagaagatgggGGGAGGAATGGAAGCGCACAAGAACAGGTTCATAGAGGATTGGAGCTCTGCGAGGGAGAACCTTGAGCACAATTTCCGATGGACTCGCCGCAACTTCGCCCTCGTGGGCTTATTCGGCATCGCCCTCCCTGTCTTCGTCTACAAGGGCATCGTCAAAGAATTCGTACCTCTCTCTCTTTGCTCTTTTGTCCGATACACGTTTCGAATGATCTTTTTGTCATTTGATATCGTGGATCTCTACGTGCCTTAATTTCTCAATTGTTTTCTCTGAATTTACCTCATTATATGCAATTTTCATGCAATTTGGAGTGTTGATTTGTAGCTATTTTTCTGGAAGTCAATAGATTTGAAGTGGTCGGCACTTTCCACCAAATGTAGCTGCAATGCTAAACCCTTTTTTGCCTCTTATTTTAAATATGAAGCTTCTAAatcttctaaaatattttttaacttaaTTAGTTTTTAGGGTATTTTGACCCTCTCATTAGTTTAAATTCCAAAGCTACTTGTGCTTCTGTACATTGAAGGCTTAAACTCGTGCAAGCGATTGCGCTGGGTTGTGCGGCAGATCTGCTTCAACAGGTGTGTCGATGCTGTGTGCTGGATTAGTTTTATAATTTGAGGCAACTGTCTCAAAATATGAATGTGTTTGATAGCGGATTAGTTGAGTCATTGATACgaatggaatggaatggaatgatTCAATAGCTGAAACGATGAATTTATTATTCTAATGAAATTTTCTCTATGCCTTTTCCTGTTCGCCTAAGCTGTTGATACTCGATACTCTTAGTAGGTTGTTTTTTCATGCTTAGGCTAGGGGAGTGATCTGAGGCATGTGTTACATGTGTatagggagggagggagggagggaggaagTGGAGGTGATTCCCTTCTTTTTCTTGAGGACAGTCTAGCAAAGTTCAGGAAAGCTATATTGTTGCTCAAAATCTTCGAGATGATCTCAGGTCTTAAGATTGTCTAAGAGTGGTTTAGCTAGTATTAACATGGATGAGAGGACTCTTCAGAATTTCAAATTGAGTCTGGGCTGTGAGTCCATTTTATGGCCCTTGACTTATCTCGGCCTCCCCCTTGGACGtagcccctttttttttttaataacaaaaagatattttattgatAAGAGTGGAATttacaaaatagagaaaaatatttCTACCATTAAAACTCTGGATTAATCctgaaaaaataaactaataaaatgaaaaaattggaaaaaaaataatattcagAGAAGATGATTCCTGCATTCTTGCTGAACCTCTGAAAAGTTAACTCCCCTAAAGCAATGGAAATCAACAAACCATAAATATGCCAGGTTATGAACCTACTTCCATACCAGCTGCCAATTCAATTTTTTCCTTGATAAAATCCGTGCATTACGCTCTAACCATAATCCTCACAACACTGCAAAAAATACCACATTTCCATTATGCAACTCTCTTCTTCCTTCTACTAAACCCCTCAAAAGAAATAGACAACAATTCCTCCACTGACTTCATGCAAACCCAAGATTCTCCCATcacaccaaataatttattccagatTCTCCAAGCATAGTCATAGTATAACAATAGGTGAGCTAttgtttcaaaattcaaatagCATAGCATGCAAACATCTAGGGAtaaggccttcaaaggtctcttAATCTGCAACAGGttattagtattgattttattaagcaaAAGTAGCCAtatgaaagccttaatttttggggTAGCTTTGGCCTTCCATGTAaattaataaaggaaaaaaagaatTGGAATGggtcaaaaatttgaaaaaaaagatttgcaagaacaCACCACCAACtgatccaaaacccaaaactaagTATCCGTAACCGAAGAAGATGATAATTGTTCAATAACGACAACAAGGATGAAAGTTCCAACAACTCTCTATTGTAAAGAGATCTTCTGAAATGAAAGTTCCAAGACAATAGAGGGTTGCCCGAGTCAATCATAGAGAAGGAAAATCATGCTATCTTGCCTTGAGCTCGAATGAAAAACCGAGGGAAGGATTTAGTTAAAATATCATTCCTTAGCCATGGCTCTTTCCAAAATTGAATCCAAGAACACATCCCCACACAAATGAAGGTAACCCTAACTTTGAAACCTTTTGGGATCCTATTTTGGATAAAGTGGCTAGGAGATTGTAGGGATGGAATAGGTCTTATTTTTCCCTTGGGGATCATGCTACTCTCATTAGTGTCTCTCTCGAACATCCCGGTTTATTACGTCTCTTTGTTTAGTTTTCCCACTTGAGTGGCGAAATTTGTAGGGAGGTTGATATGTGATTTCCTTTGGTCAAGGCTTGGGGAAGGTAGGTGTGACCATCTTGTTAGCTAGGGCTTGGTTGGAAAACCTTAGTTTGAGGCGTTTGGGCATTGGGATTGTGGTAAATGACTTTGGAGATTTCCTTTAGAAATTGAGCCCTTTTGGCATAAGGTGATAAAGAGTAAGTATGGGATCAAATGGAATGGGTGGAGACGAGAAGAAGTAGCATTCTATCGCATGcataaaacaacaacaaaaccaagccttaagtcccactaggtggggtcgactatatAAATCCTTTTTTCGCTAATTTATGTgattatggaccatttcttttgacagatttagggatattaaatccttattcacaatctcctctcaagttattttaggtctgccTTTACCCCTTCTACTGTCTCCCACAGTAGCTAACTCACTCTTTCTCATtggtgcactatgtgacctacattgcaagtgttTATGCCATCTGAGTCGtcattcccttatcttatcttctataggagttacacctaacttaccgcgaatatgttcattccttaatttatcttttaatgttatactactcatccatttaagcattctcatctcgacaacttttattttttggatattctgttttttcgttgcccaacattctgattcatatagcatagttggtcttatacctgtcctataaaacttccctattaattttaagggtattctatgatcatagagcacacttgaagcacttctctattttaccctatttgctttaactctatgcattgcatcatcttcaatttctctttcagcttgcataatagatccaaggtatcgaaatctacaagtgcaatttatttcttcatcatcaagtttaactttgtctccaatattcctcctaccattactaaaattgtcttatttctacttatccgaaagcctttagattccaaagcttctcccCATAATTcgaactcagcctctactccatctctagtttcatcaattaatacaatatcatctacaaacaacatacatcatggaacctccttttaaatactcttagttagttggtccatcactaaagcaaaaagataagggctcaaagcagatccttgatgtacacctatggtgattgaaaattctctagtatATCCATCtgtagtccttacactagtcattactccatcgtacatatccttaatgacattagtatacctactTCATTCAccattttttctaaaacccactatagaacatccctaggtatcctatcatatgctttctctaggtcaataaatatcatatacaagtctcttcttttccctaaatttttccattaatctttttaaaagatatataacttctgtggtagatctctcaaGCATAAAACTAAACTCTTTTTTAGAGACCTTCGTTTCTGactttaatctttgttcaactacccttttccatagtttcattatatgattcataagtttaatttcacgatagttattacaattttgaatatctcctttatttttgtatataggtattaaagtgtttttccttcattcatccgatatttccttattttttataattgtattaaatcaattagttaaccatataattccgttatcacctatgcatttccaaacttctattgggatgttatctggttctatagctttcccatttttcatttttttagtgcaaactttaCTTCATTAAcaataattttgtgaataaatctcatatttttagtctttttctcatttgacaattctaagcttaagccttctatttgattttcattaaacaacttactaaagtaacttcgccatctttctttaatgtcttcgaccttaaccaagacaatatcatcctcactttttatacattttacatttcctaagtccttactcttcctttctctagctttagtaagtttaaatatatcttttttcctttcttttgtatctaacctatcatacaaactattaaatgatctgtattaagcttcactaacgaccttttttgcatcttttctcgcctccttatactcttcaaagttatccatgtttctacatttttgtcacgttttataccaaattctttttgtctttacgactttttttatatctttatcccaccaccaactttctttgctattcaagaatcttcccttgattcacctaaaatctgttttgctatcttttttaatagagttagctaatctattccaaagagcaTCATCCTCTATAgttcaatccccatctttgattattttatctttaaattttattatattttctccttttagattccaccatctagttctcttactctggtttattttatcattttcttccattttttaatacatatatctaatactaagactctatgttgtgtggttaggctttcacctggaataactttacaatccttgcatgataaatgatctaccctcctagttaaaaataaatctatttgacttctattttgtccacttttaaaggttattaagtgttcttctctctttttaaaacaagtattcattatactaaaatcatataatatagcaaagtctaagatcatctccctagactcatttttgtctccatatccatatccatatcctctatgtatcctctcatattttttattatctcttccaacgtgtccattcaaatctcctcctataaaaattttctcagtccctggtatgctttgtataatactatccatatcttcccaaaattgtctcttaagattttctactaagccaacttgaggagcataagcactaatgatgtttattatctcttgtcctaataccatcttggtttttataattctatcccttactctaactacatccacaacgctatcttttaaatttttgtctataataatgcatactccattcttatgtttttcttttctagtgtaccaaagtttaaatcccgatttatcgatttctctagttttctaccccacccacttagtttcttgaaggcaaattatattgattcttcttctaatcattgtatccataaTTTCTATGCTTTTGCCCGtaagagtccctatattccaagttgctaatctaatcctagttttctgaactaacgtctttacctgcccacatcTAGACTGATGCAggaacccttgcatatttgacaccgtacccgggtgTCGACAAGGCGTGTCGCTTCGGGGCGATGACTTAGCCCACCCTCGTCCACTTTTTGCTACACCtaggtggttcaagtgcaacgcgttgTTGGTAGGGGACgcccccagcaaatattcggtaaggattcatatcagagtgatctgacaaattttacgctggctgttagctacctaatgcaaccctcaTCCACAAGCTTTCTAAAATTGAATCTTCAATGAACTTCGTGATGTGTCCCTTCATCATTGTGTtaaccttttctttttctataaccAATGGTATTCTAGTCCTGAAAAGGGGCTTGGCTAATGCACAAGGTGGAGGGGCTTTCTAGCTTGGAATTTGTCACCTTGTTCAACCA
This region of Malania oleifera isolate guangnan ecotype guangnan chromosome 10, ASM2987363v1, whole genome shotgun sequence genomic DNA includes:
- the LOC131166887 gene encoding uncharacterized protein LOC131166887; this translates as MGGGMEAHKNRFIEDWSSARENLEHNFRWTRRNFALVGLFGIALPVFVYKGIVKEFHMQDEDAGRPYRKFL